A region from the Leptospira venezuelensis genome encodes:
- a CDS encoding single-stranded DNA-binding protein, producing the protein MKNLSLTVLDGYLTADPDLKKTQAGKSVTNFTVAVNHNYKRTEGEESEVSYVDVEVWERLAENCSEYLKKGKKVTVVGHLKQDRWKNQEGQSRSKVKVIADEVRFDSFGDRKEKEAA; encoded by the coding sequence ATGAAAAATCTATCACTTACAGTTCTGGATGGTTACCTAACTGCGGACCCGGACTTAAAGAAGACTCAGGCTGGAAAGTCTGTCACAAATTTTACAGTGGCAGTGAACCATAATTATAAAAGAACAGAAGGAGAAGAGTCCGAGGTCTCGTATGTCGACGTGGAAGTTTGGGAAAGGCTCGCTGAAAATTGTTCTGAGTATCTTAAAAAAGGAAAAAAGGTAACAGTAGTCGGACATTTAAAGCAGGATAGATGGAAAAATCAAGAAGGCCAGTCCCGTTCTAAGGTCAAAGTAATAGCAGACGAGGTCCGATTCGACAGCTTCGGAGATAGAAAAGAAAAAGAAGCGGCGTAA